The Pseudarthrobacter sulfonivorans genome includes a window with the following:
- a CDS encoding GNAT family N-acetyltransferase codes for MTTNPGALTALLTADVDGGTFRLRHAVSGDLPAIVALLADDSLGASRELGHGMEPYERAFEAIDADPCHLLVVGEYDPMGAADGPVVATFQLSFLPGISRQGSWRSQLEAVRVAGSLRGQGLGNLMVGWAIDESRRRGCTLMQLTTHKTRTAAHRFYERLGFDASHEGMKLTL; via the coding sequence ATGACCACGAACCCCGGCGCCCTGACCGCCTTGCTGACTGCCGACGTCGACGGCGGGACCTTCCGCCTCAGGCACGCCGTGTCCGGGGACCTGCCTGCCATCGTGGCTCTGCTGGCCGACGATTCCCTGGGCGCCAGCCGCGAACTGGGCCACGGGATGGAGCCCTACGAGCGGGCCTTCGAAGCGATCGACGCCGACCCCTGCCACCTGCTCGTAGTGGGGGAGTACGACCCGATGGGGGCAGCCGACGGCCCCGTCGTGGCCACCTTCCAGCTGAGTTTCCTGCCCGGCATTTCGCGGCAGGGCTCCTGGCGCTCGCAGCTTGAGGCGGTCCGCGTGGCGGGCAGCCTTCGTGGCCAGGGCCTGGGAAACCTGATGGTGGGGTGGGCCATCGACGAGTCCCGGCGCCGCGGCTGCACGCTGATGCAGCTGACCACGCACAAGACCCGGACGGCCGCCCACCGGTTCTACGAACGCCTCGGCTTTGACGCCAGCCATGAGGGCATGAAGCTCACGCTCTGA